Proteins encoded by one window of Lasioglossum baleicum chromosome 4, iyLasBale1, whole genome shotgun sequence:
- the LOC143208074 gene encoding uncharacterized protein LOC143208074, which translates to MQNQLFSSGGLDQNIEENMWTKLVALFLLFAIVAYDPVIARTCKDGQSYDNGCNECHCTNGHVACTRMSCEGVTILPPPESFWE; encoded by the exons ATGCAAAATCAGTTGTTCTCTTCTGGTGGACTGGATCAAAACATAGAAGAAAACATGTGGACGAAACTTGTCGCTTTGTTCTTGCTGTTCGCCATTGTTGCGTATGATCCTGTTATAG CGAGGACATGCAAGGATGGGCAAAGTTATGACAACGGATGCAACGAGTGCCATTGTACTAATGGCCATGTAGCGTGTACACGGATGTCTTGCGAAGGAGTCACGATATTGCCCCCTCCGGAAAGCTTTTGGGAGTAA